One window from the genome of Sphingomonas lacunae encodes:
- the acs gene encoding acetate--CoA ligase: MGEAIYPVPESWASGALVNAAQYQDRYVRSVNDPEEFWREEARRIDWIRPFTRVKNTSFHEADFGIRWFEDGTLNLCANALDRHLAERGDAIAILWEADDPTEPERRITYRELHEQVCRFANLLKQQGVGRGHRVTIYLPMVPEAAVAMLACARIGAIHSIVFAGFSPDALAGRIKDCDSSIVLTADEGLRGGRKVPLKANVDEALNQCPGVTSVIMLRRTGADVPMLAGRDVDWHEGVASQSADCPAEEMGAEDPLFILYTSGSTGKPKGVMHTTGGYAVWASMTHHYVFDYRPGQIYWCAADIGWVTGHSYVVYGPLMNGATTVMFEGVPNWPDPSRFWQVVDKFGVEIFYGAPTALRALMREGDEWVKKTSRSTLRLLGSVGEPINPEAWEWYHKVVGERRCPIVDTWWQTETGGTMITPLPGATALKPGSATLPFFGVQPMLVDNDGKPIEGAGDGCLVITDSWPGQMRGVWGDSERFFQTYFTTFPGLYFTGDGCRRDADGYYWITGRIDDVINVSGHRMGTAEIESALVAHSRVAEAAVVGMPHDIKGQGIYAFVTCNAEVEPDEALRKELVQWVRHEIGPIATPDIIQFTPALPKTRSGKIMRRILRKIGENDVSNLGDTSTLADPSVVDHLLANRPAT; this comes from the coding sequence ATGGGCGAGGCCATTTATCCGGTTCCGGAAAGCTGGGCGTCGGGCGCACTGGTCAATGCCGCGCAGTATCAGGACCGCTATGTCCGCTCGGTCAACGACCCGGAAGAATTCTGGCGTGAAGAGGCCCGGCGCATCGACTGGATCCGTCCCTTCACCAGAGTCAAGAACACGAGCTTCCACGAAGCTGATTTCGGCATCCGTTGGTTCGAGGATGGCACGCTCAACCTGTGCGCCAATGCGCTTGATCGCCATCTCGCCGAACGCGGGGATGCCATCGCCATCCTCTGGGAAGCCGATGATCCGACAGAACCGGAACGCCGCATCACCTATCGCGAACTGCATGAACAGGTTTGTCGCTTTGCCAATCTGCTCAAGCAACAAGGTGTTGGCCGCGGCCATCGCGTCACCATCTACCTCCCAATGGTGCCCGAAGCCGCCGTCGCCATGCTCGCCTGCGCCCGCATCGGCGCCATCCATTCGATCGTCTTTGCCGGCTTCTCGCCCGACGCTCTCGCTGGCCGCATAAAGGACTGTGACAGCAGCATCGTCCTCACCGCTGACGAAGGGCTGCGTGGTGGGCGCAAGGTTCCGCTCAAGGCGAATGTCGATGAGGCGTTGAACCAATGTCCCGGCGTTACCAGCGTCATCATGCTGCGCCGCACCGGGGCCGATGTGCCGATGCTTGCCGGGCGTGACGTCGATTGGCACGAAGGTGTCGCCTCTCAGTCCGCCGATTGCCCGGCCGAGGAAATGGGCGCCGAAGACCCGCTGTTCATCCTCTACACCTCGGGCTCGACCGGCAAGCCAAAGGGCGTGATGCACACGACCGGCGGCTATGCAGTCTGGGCATCAATGACCCACCACTATGTCTTCGATTACCGCCCAGGACAGATTTACTGGTGTGCCGCGGACATTGGCTGGGTCACCGGCCACAGCTATGTTGTTTACGGCCCTCTGATGAACGGCGCGACCACAGTGATGTTCGAAGGCGTGCCCAACTGGCCCGATCCCTCACGCTTCTGGCAGGTGGTCGACAAATTCGGCGTCGAAATCTTCTATGGCGCCCCAACCGCCCTGCGTGCGCTGATGCGCGAAGGCGATGAATGGGTCAAAAAGACCAGCCGTTCGACATTGCGTCTGCTCGGTTCAGTCGGTGAACCGATCAATCCTGAAGCATGGGAATGGTATCACAAGGTGGTTGGTGAACGCCGCTGTCCGATTGTCGACACATGGTGGCAGACCGAAACCGGTGGCACGATGATCACCCCCCTGCCCGGCGCCACCGCGTTAAAGCCCGGCAGCGCTACCCTCCCCTTCTTTGGTGTCCAGCCAATGCTGGTCGACAATGATGGCAAACCTATCGAGGGCGCAGGCGACGGCTGTCTTGTCATCACCGACAGCTGGCCGGGGCAGATGCGCGGAGTATGGGGGGACAGCGAACGCTTCTTCCAGACCTATTTCACGACCTTCCCCGGTCTCTATTTCACCGGGGACGGTTGTCGCCGGGATGCCGACGGCTATTACTGGATCACCGGGCGCATAGACGACGTCATCAACGTCTCGGGGCACCGCATGGGCACCGCCGAGATCGAAAGCGCACTCGTCGCCCATTCCAGGGTCGCCGAAGCCGCAGTCGTCGGCATGCCGCACGACATCAAGGGCCAGGGCATCTATGCCTTCGTCACCTGCAATGCCGAAGTCGAGCCTGATGAAGCACTGCGTAAGGAGCTGGTGCAATGGGTCCGTCACGAAATCGGCCCCATCGCCACGCCGGACATCATCCAGTTCACCCCTGCCCTGCCCAAAACCCGATCGGGCAAGATCATGCGCCGGATCCTGCGCAAGATCGGCGAGAATGACGTCAGCAACCTTGGCGACACCTCTACCCTGGCTGACCCGTCGGTGGTTGATCATCTGCTCGCCAACCGGCCGGCCACTTGA
- a CDS encoding MFS transporter: MSEDAGVLPKHHVATQSEKKVITASSLGTVFEWYDFYLYGLLATHISKVFFSGVNETTGFILALGAFAAGFAVRPFGALVFGRVGDLVGRKNTFLVTMGIMGLSTFAVGLLPGYESIGVAAPIILIFLRILQGLALGGEYGGAATYVAEHAPNNRRGLYTSFIQITATFGLFAALLVVIGIRTSMGEESFSAWGWRLPFLISILLLGVSLWIRMQLNESPVFQKMKEEGTTSKAPLTEAFGRWSNAKWVLIALFGAVTGQAVVWYTGQFYALFYLEKILKVDGAQANILIAIALLLGTPFFVLFGWLSDKIGRKYIILGGCALAALTYFPAFNALSKAANPALGTATINAPVTVTADPNECSVQFDPIGRNRFDSTSCDIAKAWLAKNGIDYRNVEAPAGTVATVQVGGASLMAPDPAEVSGEARAAAITAFQGELKTTLTAAGYPDKADPAGINKVMVVAILFYLVLLVTMVYGPIAAMLVELFPSRIRYTSMSLPYHLGNGWFGGFLPTTAFAMVAATGDVSYGLWYPVIVATLTVVIGLIFLPETFRRNIDD; the protein is encoded by the coding sequence ATGAGCGAGGACGCGGGGGTTCTGCCCAAGCATCATGTGGCGACGCAAAGTGAGAAGAAGGTGATCACCGCCTCTTCGCTCGGCACGGTATTCGAATGGTATGATTTCTATCTCTACGGATTGCTCGCCACCCACATTTCCAAGGTGTTTTTCTCTGGCGTGAACGAGACGACGGGGTTTATCCTCGCGCTCGGTGCCTTTGCCGCCGGCTTTGCGGTGCGGCCCTTTGGCGCGCTGGTGTTCGGCAGGGTCGGGGATCTGGTCGGACGCAAGAACACCTTTCTTGTCACTATGGGGATCATGGGCCTTTCGACCTTTGCGGTCGGCTTGCTGCCCGGATATGAGAGCATTGGCGTGGCGGCGCCAATCATCCTCATCTTCCTGCGTATCCTGCAGGGGCTGGCGCTGGGCGGAGAATATGGCGGGGCGGCGACCTATGTCGCCGAACATGCCCCCAACAACCGACGCGGCCTGTACACCAGCTTCATTCAGATCACCGCTACTTTCGGCCTGTTTGCCGCGCTGCTGGTGGTCATCGGCATACGCACCAGCATGGGTGAGGAAAGCTTTTCTGCTTGGGGATGGCGCCTGCCTTTCCTCATCTCGATCCTGTTGCTGGGCGTGTCGCTGTGGATCCGGATGCAATTGAATGAAAGCCCGGTCTTCCAGAAGATGAAGGAAGAAGGGACCACATCCAAGGCGCCACTCACCGAGGCATTCGGGCGATGGAGCAACGCCAAATGGGTGCTGATCGCCCTGTTCGGCGCTGTTACCGGGCAGGCGGTGGTTTGGTACACCGGGCAGTTTTACGCGTTGTTCTATCTAGAGAAAATCCTGAAGGTCGATGGCGCGCAGGCGAATATACTGATTGCAATCGCGCTGTTGCTGGGCACGCCATTTTTTGTGCTGTTCGGCTGGCTGTCGGACAAGATCGGCCGGAAATACATCATCCTCGGTGGTTGTGCGCTGGCTGCGCTCACCTATTTTCCGGCGTTCAACGCCTTGTCAAAGGCAGCCAATCCGGCGCTCGGCACTGCGACGATCAACGCGCCGGTGACGGTGACCGCTGACCCGAACGAATGTTCTGTCCAGTTTGACCCGATTGGCCGCAACAGGTTCGACAGCACCAGTTGCGACATCGCCAAGGCCTGGCTGGCCAAAAATGGCATCGATTATCGCAACGTGGAGGCCCCAGCCGGCACGGTGGCGACGGTGCAGGTGGGCGGGGCCAGCCTGATGGCGCCCGACCCGGCGGAAGTGAGCGGTGAGGCGAGAGCGGCGGCAATCACCGCCTTTCAGGGAGAGCTGAAGACGACGCTGACGGCGGCAGGTTATCCTGACAAGGCTGATCCGGCGGGCATCAACAAGGTGATGGTAGTGGCCATCCTCTTCTACCTCGTGCTGCTGGTGACCATGGTGTATGGCCCGATTGCGGCGATGCTGGTCGAACTGTTCCCCAGCCGCATCCGCTACACGTCGATGTCGCTGCCCTATCATCTAGGCAATGGTTGGTTCGGCGGATTCCTGCCGACGACCGCCTTTGCCATGGTCGCGGCAACCGGGGATGTCAGCTATGGCCTGTGGTATCCGGTGATCGTCGCCACCTTGACCGTCGTCATCGGCCTGATCTTTTTGCCCGAAACATTCCGGCGCAACATTGACGATTGA
- a CDS encoding AMP-binding protein: protein MSEAYARALRDSIEDPEAFWRQAAAAIDWVTPPSRAWDDQGGWFAGGALNTCFNALDRHVLAGRGDAIALIYDSPVTGTIRRFSFAEMLDEVGRVAAMLVRLGVGKGDRVVIYMPMIPETVFAMLACARLGAIHSVVFGGFAPLELAKRIDDARPKLLLTASCGIEGARTIAYKPMVDEALVFAEHPPEHVLLFQRDRVTADLHGPRDIDWAVLREAVAGEAVPECVAVAADDPLYILYTSGTTGTPKGVVRDNGGHAVALAWSMANIYGIGAGDVFWAASDVGWVVGHSYIVYAPLIVGATSVLFEGKPVGTPDAGTFWRTIARHGVKTFFTAPTAIRAVRKEDPDATFLAAEGLGGLQAIFLAGERADPDTIGWLEEKSGLPVIDHWWQTELGWPAIASCVALGDSRRKRGSAGFPVPGFAFAVLGEDGQPVPTGESGAVVIRAPLAPGAFRTLWNNHAGWEKNFATFPGWYETGDAGFIDAEGFVHVMGRTDDIINVAGHRLSTGQMEQIVAAQDGVAECAVIGADDAIKGMVPIAFVVPRAGYESDSAMATRVIAAVRHELGAVAALKTAHVVPALPKTRSGKTLRNLLRTICNGDELVTPPTIEDAAVPGMIAAVVHVES from the coding sequence ATGAGTGAAGCCTATGCCCGCGCGCTGCGCGACAGTATCGAAGACCCAGAGGCGTTCTGGCGGCAAGCGGCAGCGGCCATCGACTGGGTGACACCGCCGTCGCGGGCATGGGATGATCAAGGCGGCTGGTTTGCCGGCGGTGCCCTCAACACATGCTTCAATGCGCTTGACCGGCATGTGCTGGCAGGGCGCGGGGATGCGATTGCCCTGATCTATGACAGCCCCGTCACGGGCACGATCCGGCGGTTTAGCTTTGCCGAAATGCTCGATGAGGTCGGCCGGGTGGCGGCGATGCTGGTGCGGCTGGGCGTCGGCAAGGGTGATCGGGTGGTCATCTATATGCCGATGATCCCTGAAACGGTTTTCGCCATGCTCGCCTGTGCGCGGCTGGGAGCAATCCATTCGGTGGTGTTCGGTGGCTTTGCGCCGCTCGAACTGGCGAAGCGGATCGACGATGCCCGGCCCAAGCTGTTGCTCACCGCCTCGTGCGGGATCGAAGGGGCGCGAACCATCGCCTACAAGCCGATGGTCGACGAGGCGCTGGTGTTTGCCGAACATCCGCCTGAGCATGTGCTGCTGTTTCAGCGCGACCGGGTGACAGCCGACCTGCATGGGCCGCGCGATATCGATTGGGCGGTGTTGCGCGAAGCGGTGGCGGGCGAGGCTGTGCCGGAGTGCGTGGCGGTGGCAGCGGATGATCCGCTCTACATCCTCTATACGAGCGGAACGACAGGCACTCCCAAGGGCGTGGTGCGCGACAATGGTGGCCATGCGGTGGCGCTCGCCTGGTCGATGGCGAACATCTACGGGATTGGCGCAGGCGACGTGTTCTGGGCGGCATCAGACGTGGGTTGGGTCGTCGGGCACAGCTATATTGTCTATGCGCCACTGATCGTCGGGGCGACGAGCGTCCTGTTCGAGGGCAAGCCGGTCGGCACGCCCGACGCAGGGACTTTCTGGCGGACGATTGCGCGGCATGGGGTGAAGACATTCTTCACCGCGCCCACGGCGATCCGCGCGGTGCGCAAGGAAGACCCCGACGCGACCTTCTTGGCTGCCGAGGGGTTGGGTGGTTTGCAGGCCATTTTCCTCGCCGGAGAGCGCGCTGACCCGGATACCATCGGCTGGCTGGAGGAGAAGAGCGGCCTGCCGGTGATCGACCATTGGTGGCAGACTGAGCTGGGCTGGCCGGCGATTGCCAGTTGTGTGGCGCTGGGCGACTCGCGCCGAAAGCGCGGCAGTGCGGGCTTTCCGGTTCCGGGCTTTGCCTTTGCCGTGCTGGGTGAGGATGGGCAGCCGGTGCCAACGGGCGAAAGCGGGGCGGTGGTGATCAGGGCACCGCTGGCGCCGGGCGCGTTCCGCACGTTGTGGAACAATCATGCCGGCTGGGAGAAGAATTTCGCCACCTTCCCCGGCTGGTACGAGACCGGCGATGCGGGCTTCATCGATGCCGAGGGTTTCGTCCATGTCATGGGGCGGACGGATGATATCATCAATGTCGCCGGGCACCGGCTGTCGACCGGACAGATGGAACAGATCGTGGCGGCGCAGGATGGCGTTGCCGAATGCGCGGTGATCGGCGCCGATGATGCGATCAAGGGTATGGTGCCGATCGCCTTTGTCGTGCCGCGCGCCGGGTATGAGAGCGACAGCGCGATGGCGACGCGGGTGATTGCGGCGGTGCGGCACGAGCTCGGCGCTGTGGCAGCTCTGAAGACGGCGCATGTCGTGCCGGCGCTGCCCAAGACGCGTTCGGGCAAGACACTGCGCAACCTGTTGCGGACCATCTGCAACGGGGACGAGTTGGTGACGCCGCCTACCATCGAGGATGCGGCGGTGCCGGGCATGATCGCGGCAGTGGTGCACGTGGAGAGCTGA
- a CDS encoding alpha/beta fold hydrolase yields MTNAPTHLFTGAGGVRIAADVAGEGPPVLFVHGFPELRQSWARLSAAAAEAGYRACAIDVRGYGDSDAPPEVADYRMELMVADLAAVAAELSPGQPVTLVGHDWGAAIVWNAAMARPDIFGAVAALSIPWSGRAKMPFDELFTQRFTAKNRFFYQAYFQQPGVAEMELEADPARFLKAFYHTISGDAAPGDWPNDKTADMTLMQGLRFPDRVPPWLHQGYFEAAVSQFSRSGFRGPLNRYRNHQRDFVWAGQFDPVIRIPALFIGGASDPALVLGSADPLPIMRDHVPGVETHMLEGCGHWIQAERASEVETLLLDWLRRTIRVC; encoded by the coding sequence ATGACCAACGCACCGACCCATCTGTTCACTGGCGCCGGAGGAGTACGGATCGCCGCTGATGTGGCCGGCGAAGGGCCGCCGGTGCTGTTTGTCCATGGATTTCCTGAACTGCGCCAGTCATGGGCGCGATTGTCGGCTGCAGCGGCGGAGGCTGGCTATCGCGCCTGCGCGATCGACGTGCGCGGTTATGGTGACAGCGACGCACCGCCGGAAGTGGCTGACTATCGCATGGAGTTGATGGTCGCTGATCTCGCGGCAGTGGCAGCAGAACTGTCGCCCGGACAGCCGGTGACGCTGGTCGGGCATGACTGGGGCGCGGCGATTGTATGGAATGCTGCGATGGCTCGTCCCGATATATTTGGCGCGGTCGCGGCGCTGTCGATCCCCTGGTCAGGGCGGGCCAAGATGCCGTTCGACGAATTGTTCACGCAGCGATTCACAGCGAAGAACCGATTTTTCTATCAGGCCTATTTTCAGCAGCCCGGAGTGGCTGAGATGGAGTTGGAAGCTGATCCGGCGCGCTTCCTCAAGGCATTTTACCACACGATTTCCGGTGATGCCGCTCCCGGTGACTGGCCCAATGACAAGACGGCGGACATGACGCTGATGCAGGGCCTGCGCTTTCCGGACCGCGTCCCGCCATGGTTGCACCAGGGCTATTTCGAGGCGGCCGTGTCGCAATTCTCCCGGTCAGGCTTTCGTGGCCCGCTCAACCGCTACCGCAACCATCAGCGCGACTTTGTCTGGGCAGGACAGTTTGACCCGGTCATCCGTATCCCGGCGCTGTTCATTGGCGGTGCGAGCGACCCGGCGTTGGTGCTGGGCAGTGCCGACCCGCTGCCGATCATGCGTGATCATGTGCCGGGCGTGGAAACACATATGCTCGAAGGATGTGGGCACTGGATACAGGCTGAACGCGCCAGCGAGGTAGAAACATTGTTGCTAGACTGGCTGCGGCGCACCATTCGGGTCTGCTGA
- a CDS encoding autotransporter outer membrane beta-barrel domain-containing protein has product MTTSGFKRSAGRVARLSLLTTACAASFAYAAPALADGGALAGTGALQNIQPEAHGNLTAVLPEAQSALLPAVVPEAHTYVEATAPVPHRAFIDPSEPEPEILISNPGTPTTARDTGITGVGQMVVDSGGGFIGLCTGTLINPRTVIFAAHCVNTRPATAYGANSGGTGIAFGFEAFTRANAPGEVDELRRWLLGDAGTGAGRFQTNLAQAFYNVNQVVYNPFSLEPASRGFLYGDVALATLDTPAANIPTWALLFSPLSAPSTISQATGTGYNVGIVGYGGNGTGTSGTQPIDFRRRAAENVIGALTDLNTFEQFLFGSPPSTLTQNLYFIDFDDPLRGAEGASIFDFNAFKDDARFKNGVPSEGTTAGGDSGGPMILQNFSRQLVIGVLSGGYTRFFNGQSTNGYGTVSFYQPLYLYWDWIAANNPYHYVSAKAGDGSWTDPTRWVSTLDPSYYILSGGQPVNGIPTVPGEQAAGTSGDFGQICFQSTFFQSDECYDTATGDFLVNGQPATAGQPTDGLTIMHVDGDAVANAAGNGFVSTGPTPHNGAPVLPAATLANGLPGASDFVPNNSDPVRETGVLARYFDVTLSATGTTTLSGANIVIDRLTIGTAGAGLVIANTGTLTSLINVNQFAGTVAVNGTLTSVGDYSLFGGAISGTGRINTPFLTSVLGTFNPGTTTTVGNLTVGGNLVMSSGTNYIVNLGPNQTSDRITVVVNGDPAGGRANVGGTLSLAPVAGYRVTYGDQFTIVSAAGGVSGQFVAPGAFSPILNPVVSYGASSVTVRIDARSYNTVIDASSPIQRAFAQLLDQNRPGSAGNLAGVYGELDLMTQANIRSTLEGLAPRTPSMTIGSGVVMNEVLGRFFRERIANAATGETAGTVAMYGRPLQLAALNANDGMGMEVMSDVGTGMVNTGTTDEDSALFLAGGYINGSGVATTGATPGGRNKFDGFYITAGIEQSVGDKDFFGFGFTYADLDGSAPNNLAETGGNLYQGTVYGGVHVGSRALADFQASGGIYSLSSARTAIVGLNTFNLTANDDVMSMSGELGLSVLPASTAGIAVTPRVSLRYSMLNFKPLSETGGAAGMTYDLDSSESLQARAGFTARTSAGNVRPYLSLNYVHELLDQPVGVLGNFTLGSGNGVLFGFDGDDKNWGEAAAGVTIGGENISASLSAETTVFRSDYRNQTYRASISWRF; this is encoded by the coding sequence ATGACCACATCAGGATTCAAGCGTTCCGCTGGCCGGGTCGCGCGCCTGTCGCTGCTGACCACTGCTTGCGCCGCTTCCTTTGCTTATGCTGCGCCAGCCCTTGCCGACGGTGGCGCGCTGGCAGGGACCGGAGCGTTGCAAAATATACAGCCGGAAGCGCATGGCAATCTGACGGCTGTTCTTCCCGAGGCACAATCGGCGCTGTTGCCTGCTGTCGTTCCCGAAGCCCACACCTATGTTGAAGCAACCGCGCCGGTTCCGCATCGCGCTTTCATTGACCCGTCGGAACCCGAGCCTGAGATTCTGATCTCCAACCCGGGCACACCGACCACGGCTCGTGACACGGGCATCACCGGCGTTGGCCAGATGGTGGTTGATAGCGGCGGCGGCTTCATCGGCCTGTGCACCGGTACGCTCATCAATCCGCGCACCGTCATTTTCGCGGCGCACTGCGTCAACACCCGCCCGGCCACCGCTTATGGCGCAAACTCGGGCGGCACCGGAATCGCCTTTGGTTTCGAAGCCTTTACGCGCGCCAACGCACCTGGCGAAGTGGACGAGCTGCGCCGCTGGCTGCTTGGCGACGCCGGCACTGGCGCGGGCCGTTTCCAGACCAACCTCGCCCAGGCCTTCTACAACGTCAATCAGGTGGTCTATAACCCGTTCAGCCTTGAGCCGGCGTCACGCGGCTTCCTGTATGGCGACGTGGCGCTTGCAACGCTCGACACACCTGCTGCCAACATCCCGACCTGGGCCTTGCTCTTCTCGCCGCTGTCGGCTCCGTCGACCATCAGCCAGGCCACTGGCACCGGCTATAATGTCGGCATCGTCGGCTACGGCGGCAACGGCACCGGCACTTCGGGCACTCAACCGATCGACTTCCGTCGCCGTGCGGCTGAGAATGTCATCGGCGCGCTGACCGACCTCAACACGTTCGAACAATTCCTGTTCGGTTCACCGCCTTCGACCCTGACGCAGAACCTCTACTTCATCGACTTCGATGATCCGCTTCGTGGTGCTGAAGGCGCCAGCATCTTTGACTTCAACGCGTTCAAGGATGACGCCCGCTTTAAGAATGGCGTGCCGAGCGAAGGCACCACCGCCGGTGGTGACTCGGGCGGCCCGATGATTCTCCAGAACTTCTCGCGCCAGTTGGTGATCGGCGTACTGTCGGGCGGCTACACCCGCTTCTTCAACGGTCAGTCGACCAATGGCTATGGCACGGTCAGCTTCTACCAGCCGCTCTATCTCTATTGGGACTGGATCGCCGCCAACAACCCTTACCACTATGTGTCTGCCAAGGCTGGCGACGGCAGCTGGACCGACCCGACCCGCTGGGTCTCCACGCTTGATCCGTCCTATTATATTTTGTCGGGCGGTCAGCCAGTCAACGGCATCCCCACCGTTCCGGGTGAGCAGGCCGCTGGTACCAGTGGCGACTTCGGCCAGATCTGCTTCCAGTCGACCTTCTTCCAGTCGGATGAATGCTACGACACGGCAACCGGCGACTTCCTCGTCAATGGCCAACCGGCAACGGCCGGACAGCCTACTGATGGCCTGACCATCATGCATGTCGATGGTGATGCCGTCGCCAACGCAGCCGGAAATGGCTTTGTCAGCACCGGGCCGACGCCGCACAATGGCGCACCGGTCTTGCCGGCGGCTACCTTGGCCAATGGGCTGCCGGGTGCCAGCGACTTTGTCCCGAACAACAGCGATCCGGTGCGCGAAACCGGTGTCCTGGCCCGCTACTTTGACGTAACCCTGTCGGCCACTGGCACGACGACCCTGTCGGGTGCCAACATCGTGATCGATCGTCTGACGATCGGCACGGCGGGCGCTGGCTTGGTGATCGCCAATACGGGCACGCTCACCTCGCTGATCAACGTCAACCAGTTCGCCGGTACTGTCGCAGTGAACGGCACGCTGACCAGCGTTGGTGACTACAGCCTGTTCGGCGGCGCCATTTCGGGCACCGGCCGCATCAACACGCCGTTCCTCACCAGTGTTCTCGGCACCTTCAACCCCGGAACCACGACGACGGTCGGCAACCTGACGGTTGGTGGCAACCTGGTCATGTCGTCCGGCACCAACTACATCGTCAATCTGGGCCCGAACCAGACCTCTGACCGGATCACGGTCGTGGTGAATGGCGATCCGGCTGGCGGTCGGGCCAATGTCGGCGGCACGCTCAGCCTCGCTCCTGTGGCCGGTTACCGGGTAACCTATGGTGACCAGTTCACCATCGTCTCGGCCGCGGGCGGTGTCTCGGGTCAGTTCGTCGCACCGGGCGCGTTCTCGCCGATCCTCAATCCGGTTGTCAGCTATGGCGCTAGCAGCGTGACTGTCCGTATCGACGCACGCTCATACAATACGGTGATCGACGCCAGCTCGCCGATCCAGCGCGCCTTCGCCCAGCTGCTTGATCAGAATCGTCCAGGCTCGGCGGGCAACCTCGCTGGCGTCTATGGTGAGCTCGACCTCATGACCCAGGCGAACATTCGTTCGACCCTGGAAGGTCTGGCACCGCGCACTCCGTCGATGACCATCGGCTCGGGTGTGGTGATGAACGAAGTGCTCGGACGCTTCTTCCGTGAACGTATCGCCAATGCCGCCACAGGGGAAACGGCCGGAACGGTCGCCATGTACGGCCGCCCGCTACAGCTTGCAGCGCTCAATGCCAATGACGGCATGGGCATGGAGGTGATGAGCGATGTCGGCACCGGCATGGTCAACACTGGCACCACCGACGAAGACAGCGCGCTGTTCCTCGCCGGCGGCTATATCAACGGCAGTGGCGTTGCCACCACCGGCGCCACACCGGGCGGTCGCAACAAGTTCGACGGCTTCTACATCACCGCCGGTATCGAACAGTCGGTTGGCGACAAGGACTTCTTCGGCTTCGGCTTCACCTATGCCGATCTCGACGGTTCCGCGCCCAACAACCTCGCTGAAACCGGTGGAAACCTTTATCAGGGCACCGTCTATGGCGGCGTTCATGTGGGGTCGCGCGCTCTGGCTGATTTCCAGGCCAGCGGCGGCATTTACAGCCTCTCGTCAGCACGCACGGCAATTGTCGGTCTGAACACCTTCAACTTGACCGCCAACGACGATGTGATGTCGATGTCGGGCGAACTGGGCCTCAGCGTCCTCCCGGCCAGCACAGCCGGTATTGCGGTTACCCCGCGTGTTTCGCTGCGCTACAGCATGCTGAACTTCAAGCCGCTGTCCGAAACGGGTGGTGCCGCCGGCATGACCTACGATCTCGACTCGTCGGAAAGCCTCCAGGCACGGGCGGGCTTCACTGCGCGCACCTCTGCGGGCAATGTGCGTCCTTATCTGTCGCTCAACTATGTCCACGAACTGCTTGACCAACCGGTCGGTGTTCTTGGGAACTTCACCCTGGGCAGCGGCAATGGCGTCCTGTTCGGCTTTGACGGTGACGACAAGAATTGGGGCGAAGCTGCTGCCGGTGTCACCATCGGTGGTGAAAACATCTCGGCCAGCCTGTCGGCAGAAACCACGGTGTTCCGCAGCGACTATCGCAACCAGACCTATCGCGCCTCGATCAGCTGGCGCTTCTGA
- a CDS encoding CAP domain-containing protein has protein sequence MRLLKAAACGLFVFGCHPREGRAVSIVNYAGRQAPVSLNGQQIDLLLLLHNQERSRFGSPPLAWDAGLATGAEQWAARIGGDGILEHSGVEALGENLWMGTAGHYRIEDMVGAWAEERQDFRPGRFPDVSRTGNWSAVGHYTQMIWRDTQSVGCGLYRGRTWEVLVCRYAPAGNVMGDPVP, from the coding sequence ATGCGTCTCCTCAAAGCTGCGGCTTGCGGATTGTTTGTTTTTGGCTGTCATCCGCGCGAGGGCCGGGCCGTCAGCATTGTCAACTACGCGGGTCGCCAAGCCCCGGTCTCGCTGAATGGGCAGCAAATTGACCTGTTGCTGCTGCTACACAATCAGGAACGGTCGCGTTTTGGGTCGCCTCCGCTAGCATGGGATGCAGGCTTGGCAACGGGGGCCGAGCAATGGGCTGCCCGGATCGGAGGCGACGGCATCCTGGAGCACAGTGGCGTTGAGGCGTTGGGCGAGAATTTGTGGATGGGGACGGCCGGTCATTACCGGATTGAGGATATGGTCGGGGCATGGGCCGAGGAAAGGCAAGATTTCAGACCCGGCCGTTTCCCCGACGTCAGCCGCACCGGCAATTGGTCTGCGGTGGGGCATTACACACAGATGATATGGCGCGACACCCAATCCGTCGGCTGCGGCCTGTACCGCGGTCGAACCTGGGAGGTGCTGGTTTGCCGCTATGCACCGGCCGGCAATGTCATGGGCGACCCGGTCCCCTGA